The genomic segment ACGGATTTTGAACCCGCGACGAAGACTTCCAGTTCGTCGATGCACGGCTCGACGGTGTTCGTCTCGAAGACCACGAACCGGACGAACCGGGCCTTCACCGGCTTGAAGCGTTCGGTGTTGAGGCGCGGGTTCACCGGCGGCCGGCGTGCTTCGGTCGCTGCCGGGTCGGCCAGCGGTTCCAGCGCGGCGAGTTCCGATTCGGCCTGCGCGAGTTGTTCGCGGAGCTGCTCGGCCTCCCGGGCGCGGGCCGGCGCGTCCCCGATCCGAACCGCCCGTTCGCCGTGGTGAACGCCTGCGAAAACGGCCTTGATCTGGTAGTAATCGAGTTGCGGGATCGGGTCGAACTTGTGCGCGTGGCAGCGGGCACATGAGACCGTCAGGCCGAGGAAAGCGGCGCCCGTCGTGCCGATCATGTCGTGGAGTTCGTCGGCCCGTTGGTTGAGCGTCAGCGTGAGGTCCGGGCTCTTCACCTCGTCCCACGCGCCGCCAACGAGAAAGCCGGTGGCCGCGCCCGCACCGAGTGTGTCGCCGGCGAGCTGTTCGCGGACGAACTGGTCGTAGGGTTTGTCGTCGTTGAACGCCCGGATGACGTAATCGCGATAGTGGTAGGCGTTCGGCCGCGCCCGGTTCATCTCGAAGCCGTTGCTCTCGGCGAACCGCACCACATCGAGCCAGTGCCGCGCCCACCGTTCGCCGTATTGCGGGCTCGCCAGATAGCGATCGACCAGCTTTTCGTAGGCGCTCGCGTCCTTATCGCTGACGAACGCGTCTACCTCTTCCGGCGTGGGCGGCAGGCCGAGCAGATCGAACTTCAGCCGCCGGATGAGCGTGCGGCGGTCCGCTCCGGGCGAAAGAGTCAGCCCGCTCTCCTTCAACTTCGCGACGACGAACGCGTCAATCGGGTTCGCGCGTTGAGGATCGGGCGCTTTGGGTCGCTTGACCGGCTCAAACGCCCAGTGCGTCCCGACCGTTTCGTTCGAGGCGGGCCAGTTCGCACCGGCCGCGATCCACGTCGTCAGGGCGCCGATCTCTTCGGGCGTCAAGGCCGCGCGCCCGGCCGGCATGCGTTCCTGTTCGTCCTTGCTCGTGACCTTCTTGAGCAGGAGACTTTCGGCCGGCTTGCCGCTCACGAGCGCGGCTCCGGAATCGCCGCCCTTGAAGGCGTCCGTGCGGCGATCGAGCCGCAGCCCGCCGCGCTGCTTTTCCGGCCCGTGACAGGGAACGCAGTTCTTCGCAAAAATGGGTTGAACGTCGCGCGCGAAATCGACCGCCCGCGCGGGCGGGTCTTTCGGCGGATCGCTCGCCGCTACAGATGCCGCGAAAGCGATGAGCGCAAAAGGTATGGAGAGGGTGGGGCGGTACATGGATCGTTCCGAGGAGATACTGGCGGGTGCCCAAATGGTACCCCAAGCGGACACGCACTGCCACAGCGCAACAGACACGAAAGACAAGAAAAGGCGGACTCACCACAGAGCCACAAAGGGCACAGAGCAAAACAAGACGAAGGAAAACCGCAACCGAGAATGCCGTTGAAACAGAACTCTCACTCTCTCGGCTGTTATCTCCTCTCTGTGCTCTCTGTGACTCTGTGGTGAATCCGCCTTTTCTTTTTGACTACACTGACCGCACCGAGCTGGAGAACGCCATGAACCCGACCGAACCACTCCGCCTGACCAAACTCGCCAAACGCGCCGGGTGTGCGGCGAAGCACCCGCCGGGGTTCCTGCTGCCGCTCCTGGGGATGTTGCCGCCGGTCACCGACCCGAACGTGCTGATCGGCAGTTCGACCGCCGACGACGCGGCCGTCTACAAGCTCTCGGACGAGCTGGCGCTAGTGCTCACCACCGACTTCTTCACCCCCATCGTGGACAGCCCGCGCGACTTCGGCCGCGTGGCCGCCGCGAACGCGCTCTCCGACGTGTACGCGATGGGCGGCAAGCCGACCGCGGCGCTGAGCATCGTCGGCTTCCCCGATTCGCTCCCGGCAACGGTGCTGGGCGAAATTCTCGCCGGCGCCTCCGCCGTCGCGAACGAAGCCGGAATCGCCATCGTCGGCGGGCACACGATCAAGAGTGAGGAACCGATCTTCGGGCTGGCCGTTGTGGGGACGGTTCACCCCGACCGCGTGCTGTCGAACGCCGGGGCGAAGCCGGGCGACGTGTTGATCCTCACGAAACCGCTCGGCCTCGGCATCATCTCCACCGCCGCGAAGAACGATCTGGACTCCCAATCGGCCATCACAAACGCGATTCGCGTGATGACGACGCTGAACCGCGCCGCGGCCGAGGTGCTCACGCGCTTCGAGGTTCACGCGCTCACCGACGTGACGGGCTTCGGGCTGCTCGGCCACCTGCGGAACGTGACCGCGGCGAGCGGCGTGACGGCGGAAGTGTGGGCGGACCGCGTGCCGGTGCTGTCGGCCGCGCGGGATTACGTGAAAGCCGGCATTGCGCCGGGCGGCACGCGGGCGAACGCGAAATTCCTTGCGGACTGGGTCGAGTTCGCGTCCGACGTGTCACCAGAAGAACAGCTCCTGCTGTGCGACGCGCAAACCTCCGGCGGGCTGCTCGCGGCGGTACCCGAGCGCATCGCGAAGGAGGTGACGCGGGCGTTGACCGCCGCCGGAACGCTCGCGAGCGCGGTTGTGGGCCGCATCACCGGTACGGGGAGCGGAAAGATTCGCGTATCGGCCCGTTGCGTGTCGTGAACGGACGGGATACTTTCAGCTCATCCTTCGCGTGCTGCGTTTAGCTCGCTGCTTTGCAGCAGGACGATGTTGCGTCGTCCGAGCGAATCGCCAAGCAACACACGCGGGGAAGGCTGTTCCAGCACCGCTATCGACCCCGCCGGGGTCGGCGTATACAGTGCCTGGATCAAGCCCGCGAGTCGTGCTTCACTGTATACGCCGACCCCGGCGGGGTCGGCGGTGCCGTGAGCCTTCCGCGTCCCAGGTGAAGAAGTAAACGCCGACCGCGAAGGACAAGGTGAGCGGGCCGCGGAGCAATCCGCGGCCCGCTTCGTTCCGATCCACCCCACCTCAACCCAAACCGATGCCGTTTAGCCACACGATCCGCGGTGAGTTGTTCACCTTCGCCGACTTGCGCGAGCTGCTTGCAAAGGCGAACGAGGTGAAGTCCGGCGACGCGCTCGCGGGGATCGCGGCGGCGTCCGAGCGCGAGCGCGTCGCGGCCAAGCTCGCCCTCTCGGACGTGCCGCTCTCGGTCATCGCGGAAACGCCCGTCATCGACCCCGACACGGACGACGTCTCGCGGCTCATTCTGGATTCACACGACCGCACGACATTCGCGCGCATCCGTTCGATGACGGTCGGCGAGTTTCGCGAGTTCCTGCTGGACGATTCGACCACCGGTGACACGCTCCGAACTCTCAAATGGGCGATTACGCCGGAGATCGCCGCCGCGGTCGCGAAGCTGATGGGCAACAAGGAACTGGTGTACGCGGCCGCGAAGATCCGGACCGTGACGCGGTGCCGGAACACCCTCGGCGAGCGCGGCGTGTTCGGCGTCCGCGTGCAACCGAACCACCCGACCGACGATCTCGCGGGCATTCTGGTGAGCGCCGTCGATGGCCTCGCCTTCGGCTGCGGCG from the Frigoriglobus tundricola genome contains:
- the selD gene encoding selenide, water dikinase SelD is translated as MNPTEPLRLTKLAKRAGCAAKHPPGFLLPLLGMLPPVTDPNVLIGSSTADDAAVYKLSDELALVLTTDFFTPIVDSPRDFGRVAAANALSDVYAMGGKPTAALSIVGFPDSLPATVLGEILAGASAVANEAGIAIVGGHTIKSEEPIFGLAVVGTVHPDRVLSNAGAKPGDVLILTKPLGLGIISTAAKNDLDSQSAITNAIRVMTTLNRAAAEVLTRFEVHALTDVTGFGLLGHLRNVTAASGVTAEVWADRVPVLSAARDYVKAGIAPGGTRANAKFLADWVEFASDVSPEEQLLLCDAQTSGGLLAAVPERIAKEVTRALTAAGTLASAVVGRITGTGSGKIRVSARCVS